One Aegilops tauschii subsp. strangulata cultivar AL8/78 chromosome 7, Aet v6.0, whole genome shotgun sequence genomic window carries:
- the LOC109753099 gene encoding protein CHUP1, chloroplastic yields MKEEIMFDNQSKPCRSRVDSKSNQNPLKPKFGSSWGSQIVKGFTADKKTKKTAAIASKKPPLASVENVNQSNQQITYQSRVKRSLIGDFPCSPAGAQVHPHAFDCHGIRSPASHDLFLELDHLREQLRESKERESALQSELQQCRENPRVSALEKELDSRKNEIDKLARLKTSLEAEKTSLSEQLSALSSMVEQHEETVRLDGHGNRASSADGDNVSSSGNLEFEVVELRRLNKELQFQKRSLAIKLSSAESKLAVLEKNAESEIVAKVQAEASLLRHTNANLSKQVEGLQMSRLTEVEELAYLRWINSCLRHELCSSDQTARAITDLDYNDGMACNDDHCDGNTRNGENSSDDKRLSIAERIKQWSRNDTNCQTSKKESLLDRAWIEATETRSPTRRHSLGGSKGCAQDLNIVKRRQSDTFICLPEATEEAVSCNKDQASREKRELLVDKYDFGQSDSSRFALGKPEICKFQCLDVEKRTLRIPNPPPRPSVSLPHSGPSNGSTVNPPRPPPPPPPPKFSTRSTGVMKRAPQVAELYHSLMRRDSKKDTSGGGITETANSANVRSSMIGEIENRSSHLQAIKADVETQGEFVKSLIKEVTDAAYKDIEDVVAFVKWLDDELGFLVDERAVLKHFDWPERKADTLREAAFGYQDLKKLESEVSNYKDDPRLPCDIALKKMITVSEKTERGVYNVLRTRDAMMRQCKEFNIPIDWMLDNNLISKIKFASVKLANMYMKRVAMELQYMGPLNKDLALEYMLLQAVRFAFRIHQFAGGFDTETMDAFEELRNLVHVRNSTQ; encoded by the exons ATGAAAGAGGAGATCATGTTCGACAACCAATCAAAGCCATGCAGATCGAGGGTTGACTCCAAGAGTAACCAAAATCCTCTCAAGCCCAAGTTTGGGTCATCATGGGGATCCCAAATTGTCAAGGGGTTCACAGCCGACAAGAAAACCAAGAAGACAGCAGCTATTGCAAGCAAGAAGCCGCCTCTTGCAAGCGTGGAGAATGTTAACCAGAGCAACCAACAGATTACATACCAATCTAGGGTTAAGAGATCTCTGATAGGAGATTTTCCTTGCTCGCCTGCTGGTGCTCAAGTTCATCCCCATGCCTTTGATTGCCATGGTATTAGGTCCCCGGCATCTCATGATCTTTTTCTTGAGTTGGACCATCTCAGGGAACAACTGCGTGAGTCCAAGGAAAGAGAATCAGCTTTGCAATCAGAGTTGCAGCAATGCAGAGAAAATCCAAGGGTTTCGGCACTTGAGAAGGAGCTTGATTCTAGGAAGAATGAGATTGACAAGCTTGCACGGCTTAAAACTTCATTGGAAGCTGAGAAAACAAGCCTTTCTGAACAGCTATCAGCTCTATCTTCTATGGTGGAGCAGCATGAAGAAACTGTAAGGTTGGATGGGCATGGCAATCGCGCTTCTAGTGCGGATGGGGACAATGTATCTTCTTCAGGAAACTTGGAGTTTGAAGTTGTTGAGCTGCGTCGTTTAAACAAAGAGCTTCAGTTTCAGAAGCGAAGTCTTGCAATCAAGCTCTCTTCAGCAGAGTCCAAATTGGCTGTCCTTGAAAAGAATGCAGAG AGCGAGATAGTCGCCAAGGTTCAAGCAGAGGCCTCATTGTTGCGGCACACCAATGCAAACTTGAGCAAGCAAGTTGAGGGCCTGCAAATGAGTCGGCTGACTGAGGTTGAGGAGCTTGCTTATCTTCGGTGGATCAATTCATGTTTACGTCATGAGCTCTGTAGCTCAGATCAAACAGCCAGAGCAATCACTGATCTCGATTATAATGATGGTATGGCTTGTAATGATGATCATTGTGATGGCAACACCAGAAATGGTGAGAACAGTTCTGATGATAAAAGGCTCAGCATTGCCGAACGTATCAAGCAATGGTCTCGGAATGATACAAACTGTCAAACATCTAAAAAGGAATCTCTTCTTGATAGAGCATGGATTGAAGCCACAGAAACGCGAAGTCCCACACGTAGGCACTCACTTGGTGGATCAAAGGGATGTGCACAGGACTTGAACATTGTGAAGAGGAGGCAATCTGATACCTTTATCTGCCTTCCAGAGGCAACAGAGGAAGCAGTATCCTGTAATAAGGATCAGGCAAGCAGGGAGAAGCGTGAGCTCCTTGTGGACAAGTATGATTTTGGTCAATCTGATAGTTCAAGATTTGCTCTTGGCAAGCCAGAAATATGCAAGTTTCAATGCTTGGATGTCGAAAAGCGCACTCTGCGCATTCCAAACCCTCCACCAAGACCTTCAGTGTCTCTGCCACATTCTGGTCCATCAAATGGATCGACTGTAAATCcaccccggccacctcctccgcCTCCCCCGCCTAAGTTTTCCACAAGAAGTACTGGAGTCATGAAGAGGGCACCACAAGTTGCAGAGCTTTACCATTCACTTATGAGAAGGGATTCAAAGAAAGATACTTCTGGGGGTGGAATCACTGAAACTGCTAACTCGGCAAATGTGCGGAGTAGTATGATTGGTGAAATCGAGAACCGTTCTTCGCATTTGCAGGCT ATCAAGGCGGATGTTGAGACTCAAGGTGAATTTGTGAAATCATTGATCAAGGAGGTGACTGATGCAGCTTACAAAGATATAGAAGACGTGGTTGCATTTGTGAAATGGCTTGATGATGAACTCGGTTTCCTG GTGGATGAGAGAGCAGTGCTGAAGCATTTTGATTGGCCCGAGAGGAAGGCGGACACTTTACGAGAAGCGGCTTTTGGCTACCAAGATCTCAAAAAATTGGAATCGGAGGTTTCTAACTATAAAGACGACCCACGCCTTCCCTGTGACATTGCACTTAAGAAAATGATAACGGTGTCTGAAAA GACGGAGCGAGGTGTGTACAACGTTCTGAGGACGAGGGACGCAATGATGAGGCAGTGTAAGGAGTTTAACATTCCAATTGACTGGATGCTTGACAACAATCTTATTAGCAAG ATCAAATTTGCTTCTGTCAAATTAGCAAATATGTACATGAAAAGAGTTGCTATGGAGCTTCAGTACATGGGACCGCTGAATAAGGATCTAGCTCTGGAGTACATGCTGCTTCAGGCTGTGAGATTTGCCTTCAGAATTCATCAG TTTGCCGGAGGATTCGACACGGAGACCATGGATGCATTTGAGGAGCTGAGGAATCTTGTTCATGTCAGGAACAGTACCCAGTAG